The sequence tgacaataatgagtcaacatatacaacattaggtgggaaaagtgatggaaagggtttataagttgccgaaaatgtcatgaaagtggaaaaaatgtgcaaacaaGGCACTGgaatttgatgaagaagtggcagaaatgagagtaatgtagtaaaaatgcagtaggagcaaaaatatggcaagaaaaagtaataaaaacacttgaaatgtggcaagtttggtatagttgcagaaaaagggtaaaaataagctaaaatgggctcaaattgttcaaaaaatattcgtagtttttttaaggcatctgacgactccctcccagtgtctcgcgaccccaaggttgagaacccctgctgtaagGGACAGACATTGAGCAGTGTGCAGAGCTCAGCATTCTGCCTCTGAAGCACATCTCTCTTCTTCTGCTCATGAATGGTGTTTTGTGGCCCCGTCTATATATTCCATCACTAGAGCCCACTGACAAACACGAGTCTGTGCTGATTTTCGGGGGAATGTTGAGTCGTCGCCGAGGAGGCAGGGTCAAAAGGGAGAGGCTGGCCAGGtgacctcccccccccccctctttcCCCCTCCGAAATATCGCTCAGGTCCAGAACTCAATTCTGCATCGTGACACCAAAACCCAACTCCCTGTTTCCACCCCTGCCACTCcagcctgtgtgtgtctgtgtgtgtgtgtgtgtgtgtgtgtgtgtgtgtgtggatgtggcCTTTGTCAAATGCTTCTCTGAGTGAAAGTGTGTCTTTACGGTTTTCTGTTCACCCCAAACTTTTGGTTTATGCCTTTTGACACATGACCTTTAACCTTTGGCAGAAAAGCAGCACTTTGACCCCAGACTGACCTTTACGTTTGGATTTCTGTCCCCATCACTTTCATCCTTTAAAGCTGTTTGTGCACCTTCTGTTACTATGTTGATTCTTTCACTGCTACATTCAGGCCTTCTTCACAGTTGATCTGCCTCTTGGTACTAGACTGCTAATACTTCGATCTGCTATTTGTATTTCCAttctgttttttgtattattttttctatccTTTGCTTTCTCccactttcttttctttctgacCTAATCTCTTCTTTCCCCTCTTTGTTCCCCTTTCCCccatttaaactaattatttttgccttttaaaaatattttttaacattagttTGTACCATACATGATAGTGCTGGTTGACCAAAGCACCCACATGCCAAGAGTCCAGCGCGCGCGCACTAGCATCGTGGTGCATTGTGGGTAGTGAATGTTTTGGCACATTAGTTCTTGAATTGTTGTGCATGGGCCAGTTTACACATTGTCACATcaaacactaaaaaacaaacagctgctttgtcaaaaaaaaaaaaaaaaaagaaactatcaAAGTTTCCAAATGATAAACTTGTTATATTTAGGCCTGTTTGTACATTTTAGAATAATTTGTAGTGTTTACGCTGCAGCTGAAGgactattgtattgtattattgtaaGTTAATAGTGCTTAATAAGTCCTACAGGCATGTGTTAAAGATGTCTCACTAAAACAGAGCCCTGTTCACGCCTCATGTTTGCCTGAGAGGAACACTTGTTTTTTCCTTTGCCTCATGTCATGTGATGCTTACTCAACAGAATCTGAAAGTAAGAAAAGTTGAACTGactttgatgtttttctttctctttctttgctTTGCTACTGATGCTCTCTCTTATTTGTTCCTTTCATCTCTCATCTCATTCATTCTTTTCcatttctctctttcttctcTCTTTGTTCCCTTCATGCTTCGTCCGTCCCTCCTACTTCCATGTTGCTCGCTCTCTTCTCTCTCCACCTCGTTCTCCTTCATTCTCCCTCcctttcaggaggaccctttggcgcctgtgacctctgacccccaATCTCTGAGCGTTTCCGTGTCGTCAGGGGGCGGAGCCGGGAGCGGGAGTGATGAGGAGGGGTCAGGTAAGGCCCAACCCAAGCGCCTCCACGTCTCCAACATCCCATTTCGCTTCAGAGATCCCGACCTCCGCCAGATGTTTGGGGTTAGATGCTCCTTGTACTCCTGAACTCAATTATGAATCTGCAAAATATGGggtgccaattgtaaagttgtgcatgctaaaaaaacccatttagatttaacatttagttataacatttagatttagatttagattcaacatttagatttaacatttagatttagattcaacatttagatttaacatttagatttaacaattagatttaacatttagatttaacgtttagatttagttttaacatctagatttaaatttaacatttagactttacatttagatttaacatttagactttacatttagatttaacatttagacttaacatttagatttagattaaacatttacattaacatttacattaacatttacattaacatttacatttagatttcacatttagcatttaggtttaacattcagatttagatttaacattcaacattGACCTCttatttttatgaaataaatatcacacatttcacaaatattgctgtaaatctggtcaaagtaCAGCTAACAGTAAAATAATTcacatatctttttttaaatgtggtttgttgctaaatgttgtgaaaagttgctgtttattctagcatgcgcaactttacaatcagcgacTCATAGCACACAGCACTAGATGAAATGCTAAAACCATTTGCATGTTCTGTAACTTTCAGCAATTTGGAAAAATCCTTGATGTGGAAATCATCTTCAATGAGCGAGGGTCGAAGGTGAGCAATCAGAATGTTGATCAGGAAGTAGAAGAGACCATTGGAGTCATAATATGCAGACCTTTGGCTCACAGGGCTTTGGATTCGTCACTTTTGAGAGCGCCGCCGAGGCCGACCAAGCAAGGGAGAAGCTGAACGGGACAATTGTGGAAGGGAGGAAGATTGAAGTGAGGGAGTTTAAAACTATTTTGCAAATCGGAAACTTTTAacgatttttttgttaaagttttCTACTTTTTGAGCCTCCAAAGTCTTATTTTCTTTCGTCTTTTCTTCACAGGTAAACAATGCCACCGCACGAGTCGTCACCAAGAAGCCACAGGCCCCTCTGGTGAATGGGGACATTTCAAGTaagattagttttttttttgtatttttcatacaGCTGGTTGAGTTGAAGCTGGCGAAGGTGAAGAATATGAAgttcttattttcttttttttgtttgttttctgtagcCCAGGGGTGGAAGATCAACCCTGTGATGGGAGCAATGTATGCACCTGAACTTTACACAGGTAAAGGCACATTCACAGACACAGTCCACCCACAAAACTTTGTTGAATGTGTGATAATGTTGACTGATTTTTCTTTCCGTCTGTCTTATGTCAGTTGCTAGTTTTCCATACCCAATGGCCACTCCCACTTTAGCGTACCGGGGCTCTGCTCTACGAGGTCGGGGTCGAGCGGTCTACAACACAATCCGCTCGGCGGCGGGGGCGGCCACGCCTACAGCCGTACCCGCCTACCCAGGGTACGCCAGTTTCCTCCTCATGCACTAATCTCTCTAGtctgtcatttgttttttacaatTCTGTTCTTTGTTCAGGGTTGTTTATCAAGATGGCCTATACGGAGCAGAAGTCTATGTAAGAAGCTACACAATCCCTTGATTtcatctaaaccagtggttttcaCCTCAAAAAattgctttcttttctttcatacATTTCTGTTTCTGTGCAGGGCGGCTACCCTGCAGCTTACAGAGTGGCCCAATCTGCGTCTGCTGCCACGGCGGCCTACAGTGATGGGTACAGACACAATgacatataaacacacaaaatctctCTCCAACAGAAGGCCATTTATTTGGCATAAAGATGAGTACAAGTGAAACATTACCTGTGATAAGGAAAACACTTCAGGCATATGTTTTTCTTCGTGTTAGGAAGAACCtgtgtgaaataaaacaactcaAGAACACTCAGAGAGCAAAAACCTGCACCAAGAGCCAAAAAcactctttgccagatattctcAGTTATCTGTTCCTTATCCTGGTACCAtggtcattcacactttaaaggctgacacggttattattattattattattattattattattattattattattattattattattattattattattatgtcatgatggctgtcattatgtgttgttttttaccctaaccctatcttctaaccctacctaaccccattagatccctccacctaaaccaaaaaatgccaacatataCTGTAGCTTCAAAGGTGTCACAATTTAGCGAAAAGTGTCATTATtgagcaaacaacacttaatgacagccttatgcataaaacttcaagtaaaatgttaccAAAATTTCTAGCCTCTTAAATACTGATAAAGTAGGTCCAGATGTTTGGGCACCCCATTTTTAATGCAGAAGATGATTAAAAGGAGGATACAATTTTTCAGAGCTTTCTATGtctttgatattttatttaaccaggtATGGACGAGTGTACGCCACTGCTGCAGATCCTTATCACCACTCTGTTGGACCAACAACGACGTATGGGGTTGGTACAATGGTGAGCTgagcatagatatatatatatatatacaaacagGACTATTGCTGCCTTTTTTCCTGCCTGCTCACAGAACACTTCCTGTCACAGGCCAGTTTGTACAGAGGAGGATACAACCGCTTCACCCCTTACTAAGCCACACAGCAGGTGGAGGGAGGAGGCTCCCTTTCAACCGTTGATCCGGGGATGCTGCAGGACCGGTTACGAGGCCTCGGACAAACGGCGCAAGTTCTCAGTGAGAGACTAAGCAGAAGGAAAGGACGCTGTGAACCGCTAAAGGACTCATTCAGTGTCCTTCATGTTAGAGAGTACtcagaggatgatgatgatgatgtttgaATTATAGACAGTTGTTTGAAATGTTCCCTATCAGAATCCAAAGAGTACTGATGCTGGGAAGTGATGCAAAGGCAAAGTGATGCTATAGAGAAAAGTATTGTGGGAGAGGTTTCTATTTAATGTCTGGAATTTTATCATCAGGGGTCAAtatgtacaaaaacattttgtacattttcaaagGGCTTATTTTTGGTAACAGGTATTacctgtatgtatgtgtgtgcgtgtgcgtgtgtgtgtgtgcgtgtacatcAGCATTGTCCACTCAGTAAATGGAGACATCAGAGACAAAGCTTTCATTGTTTCAAACATAGACGACTACTCTCTGCCCAGATGTAGTTTATATTTGTCTTCTCCAACAATCTACCTCTTCAGCCGTTTCATCACTCATGTTCTCCATCTGTCTGACAACGTTCACTTATGTgatctttgtgcattttggtatAACTCGTCTATTCACCCAGTTGGAAAGAAACAGCCGCAGACTTTCAGTTTTCtagttttgttttcctttttctctgAAGTGAGTCCATTTTTCAGTTCTTTCTGtatcttcttcttgttctctgAGCTACTGAGTGACCTCTCACCTTGTTTCAATgactttctctttctcttctgtttgtgtttgctcTTTTGTTCTGCTTTGATTGTTGTTTAGCTCTAAATAAAGCTGCTCTTTTACCTTCTCTTTCTCTGCTCTTTATTGATTCTGCTCACCTTCACCATCTGTTTGTTTCCACAGCtctttaacattagctttgataTGAATCAGCATTTTGGAGCCATTGTTTTACCCCCATCAGGCCTCAGAATGAAACTGAAACAATCACTGCTATTCTTTTTGCACTGCCTTCCTCTTTTAGTGTTTGCTGCCTTCTAGTTTTAATCCTGTTACTTATTTCTTTTCGTCTTGTGTGCCTTTTTTTCCTGGCACTTaaatgtgcactttttttttactgctctaccttttttcttctttttaattgtacCATTGGGAACAGTTTGAATGAAGCTCTGCTATAACATTATGACCACTGACAGATAAAATGAATAGCATTGATTACATGTTAAGCACTTATAGGAAGGTGATGTATCTGGTTGTGAGGGGAACCTGTCCTTAAAGTTGAGGAATTAGAACATTGGTCTTAACCTGGGTTTGATCGATCCCCAGAGGTTCTTTAAGTCAGTctcaacaaaaatgtgttacataaaatactgtatgtatgaagATAAATTATAAgaatgttacatttttatttcagatattgattcctaaaacataaaattacgTTATCAACAAATTAGCCCAGGTTTACGAGTGTGACTCCCAATAGAATATATACACGTTCTGAAgaaatcatattatatatatatatatatatatttaccaaTTGCTAAGGATTCGGTGAATACACAGATGAAGCTTGCAGggttaaatatataatattcttATAAAAATAAGAACCACTGTGTTAGAATAAAGAAAttggcaatatatatatatataaaataatagtaataaaaaagattaaagcAAGTGAAACAGAGCAGCAGTTGGGGCATTCCCAGTCAGGTCAGTATCTGctaaaatttgtcaaaatgaGAAAGTTTGAGAGTTCTGCTGGTACATATATCTGCTTATATATTTCTGTTATAACTTCCTTCTGATGCTGCTTTTCTCCTTAACCGCCTTTGCTTGTTTAAAAACTTTACTTTTccgtctttcttttttaaactccACCTCTTTTGGTTTTGATCTTTGCATGAGTTTCATTCTGTCTTTCAAACTGGCTCACtcaatttaatttattcttttttctcaTCTGCATCGATCAATACCTTTGTTTGGGTGAAAAATATTTGCCCATCTGTATTTTAACTGTAGAAAACAAATCAATCTGTTTTGTCGGCTTTTAATGCTTATAGAGgattaaaaatgtcataatgcAATTTAGTAATGGTGAAAACCTTTAATTTTGGTGTAATCTAGATCAGCCTCTTCCAACATCTACCAAAGCCAAATTGACAGTGAACATGTATTGTAAAGAGCTGCTGTTGACATTACATTGATGAGATTAGTCCAGTTTGATGGggaaacattaaaaagtaacatctttggttttttgttgttgcaaatTGGCCTTTCATAATAAAGTTTGCATTTGACAACTCCATGTGTAAAACACCACCACTGCATGATCTTTATACTtgaattttattatatttctttttaaaaagatatttacacatttacaaaacaacagtTTACAAATCAGATCTGTATAGGTGTGGGAAAGGGGAATCTTTCTGCTTCAGTTGTTAGTAAGCTGAAACTGAAAGCACAGCGGGCACTGCACAATACTTACTATAGGAAGTGATTAGCTGCACACAGTGAGCGTGAGAGGGAAAGAATGAAAAGAGATACTGCTCAGAGTTCTGAGAGGACAGCAGCAAAGAGGAGAGGGTTCATGCAAGGAGAAGACGATGAGATTTACCAGAAAAGAACGAAAACGAGAGATTGGGCAGGGGGATGAGCACATGTGAAAGGGAAGGTTCTTAAAGTGCCAAAATACCAAAGAGGGAGTTACAGTTTGATGGAGGCAAACAGCAGCATGGGAGcaaaaatacagagaacacaaGTCAAACATCGCTGGGAAAAAGAAATTACATGAGAATATGAACCATTAGTCACCTGAAGGGGGAACTTGTCTAATATACCAAATCATAATGTTTAACTTGTGAAAACCTGCACAATTGAAGCTGTCACATCAAAGGCCAATTGCATGTTAAAGGGGTTCCTTAGCATGCctacatcaaaataaaagtagtttGTGGCAAATCAGCACATTTTCAGGAGGCAACGTTCAAGCCAATTTCAGTGAAAAATTCAACCACTCAAACAACTGTGAAGAAAACTTAattataaataagaaaaaaaaaaaaaaaaaaagaaagaaaaaaaaacatcaaaaagaaGTGGCTTAAttctagctttaaatgtgtCTGGACAAACAGAATCAAACAAAcattgggtttaaaaaagacagacgtttgaaaaatttaatttagtAAATCACACCAACGGCACATTTCATCCAGGCTGAGGTTCCCACTGCGTTTTTTTTATCTGCTTCAACTTGTGACGGTAGAAGCCAGCCAGACTTGGATGTGCTCACTTTCACTCCCCGGTCAGATGTGTGGAGGAGGTGATCCTGCTAAGAAGCAGTGCTGTGAGCTGGAGAACAGGCCTGGTGGTGTTTCGGgttggaggggaggggggagaggGCAGAAGATGAAGAGGGAAGAGAATAAATAAAGGGTAGAAGAAAGGAAACATTTTGAGATTACTCATTACATCACAAGAACAAAAGACAGAACAAACATTTCAATTTTGAGATTTATCGACTGATGCTAGCTGGTTTGGAAAGGTGATTGAAACTATGTGTCGACACGAGACATTTGTCACACAGCCTGAGGGGATTGTCGACacaaataattatatttagGTTTAAGTGTGCCAATCTGACAAAATAGGATCTGACAGCGTATGACGGCAAACTTGCTGTCATTTGAAACATTGTGTGCTGGTGGCATACAATTTAATCATATTGAATCTGCTTTTTGAGCTAACATATCTAAAATAGTCAAGCCGGAAGAAAATTCACACTTACCCATGTGTAAACCTAAACTAAGccccagaaaaaaataaaataaaaaatttaaaaaaaaatgagtctTCACCAAAACAGTCAAACTGTACAGCAGGCCCATAGTTACTCCTATCAGTATTAACAGATCCACATTATGAAGCTACATGTTTAATGAGTTAACACTGCTgagccataaaaaaaaaaccattttctCCTTCTAAAAACTTTGTGGCACAAGGATTTCATAGTTCAGGCACAGATGTACCTTTTAAATCCAATGTTTAAGCATTGCATTAAAGCTTCACCGATAGTTCTTATTGTCAGCccggaaaaaaataaacaacatcaAGGGCTCCAAAGCAACTTCTAAATTCATGGGAATAATCAATTCAAATATTAGGGGCTTAAAGAATAACCAAAATGTTGCATAATGCTCTTAGCTAAAATACTGGTTAACCGAAGGAAGTGGCATGCACTAACTCGGCTTTTATACGATAATGTAAAACTTTACTTTCAATGGAAAAAAGCTAATACTGCAGCCTAATTAATGCAAGAAATAAAAGTAGTAACAGGAGAAAATGGAGGAAAGATCTTTGATGAGCTCTTGGTCGCCTGCTTCAGCAAAGACAGGTGGAGCATACAAACCACTCTGGATCCCTTCTTTGGAACACTGCAGGTTTCCCTCTCACGGTCCATTGTGTACGTTTACTTTCAGCAGCATTCAGCGACGACGACTTTGATCACCGCAGAGCAGCTGGTCGGGTACAGAAATGGACTCCATAGCAACGATGCTGTGACGACACCAGGATGAGTGGAGCTTTAGCTGCTTGGAGGAACTCCTACCGATACGATGATGGAAAACAAACTCCTCTATGCTAGGGGCTGCTTTGATGAATCTAAACTTCCAGGACTTTGGAGAACTTTGGACTTAGAACTGTAGCTTACTTTCAATAGGAAACAAAGTCAATTCTCATCAGGTGGAATAATATTCTCAGTTCAGGATGAAAAC is a genomic window of Gouania willdenowi chromosome 16, fGouWil2.1, whole genome shotgun sequence containing:
- the rbfox1l gene encoding RNA binding protein fox-1 homolog 1-like isoform X1, yielding MLSSPTVILQPYGLPVYPQTAACYPSLVQGGPTQEAGPCSGDPTLPQVYGPAPSYPPPGQAPPTSAGRLTALDFSSAHTGSEFPDHPQLRVYQGPQHDGGDPLTNSTTEDPLAPVTSDPQSLSVSVSSGGGAGSGSDEEGSGKAQPKRLHVSNIPFRFRDPDLRQMFGQFGKILDVEIIFNERGSKTFGSQGFGFVTFESAAEADQAREKLNGTIVEGRKIEVNNATARVVTKKPQAPLVNGDISTQGWKINPVMGAMYAPELYTVASFPYPMATPTLAYRGSALRGRGRAVYNTIRSAAGAATPTAVPAYPGVVYQDGLYGAEVYGGYPAAYRVAQSASAATAAYSDGYGRVYATAADPYHHSVGPTTTYGVGTMASLYRGGYNRFTPY
- the rbfox1l gene encoding RNA binding protein fox-1 homolog 1-like isoform X2, which produces MLSSPTVILQPYGLPVYPQTAACYPSLVQGGPTQEAGPCSGDPTLPQVYGPAPSYPPPGQAPPTSAGRLTALDFSSAHTGSEFPDHPQLRVYQGPQHDGGDPLTNSTTEDPLAPVTSDPQSLSVSVSSGGGAGSGSDEEGSGKAQPKRLHVSNIPFRFRDPDLRQMFGQFGKILDVEIIFNERGSKGFGFVTFESAAEADQAREKLNGTIVEGRKIEVNNATARVVTKKPQAPLVNGDISTQGWKINPVMGAMYAPELYTVASFPYPMATPTLAYRGSALRGRGRAVYNTIRSAAGAATPTAVPAYPGVVYQDGLYGAEVYGGYPAAYRVAQSASAATAAYSDGYGRVYATAADPYHHSVGPTTTYGVGTMASLYRGGYNRFTPY